Proteins from one Mesoplodon densirostris isolate mMesDen1 chromosome 1, mMesDen1 primary haplotype, whole genome shotgun sequence genomic window:
- the LOC132486673 gene encoding HMG box transcription factor BBX-like has translation MKGSHRNKDYSAEGEGAGKRPKRKCLQWHPLLAKKLLDFSEEEEEEDEEEDIDKVQLVGAAGLEQDGETEDDESPEQRARRPMNAFLLFCKRHRSLVRQEHRNRLDNRGATKILADWWAVLDPKEKQKYTDMAKEYKHAFMKANPGYKWCATTNKPVKSPTSTVNPREKLWAFPSDSSRALPSPKKTKPEEMPQLNFGMADPTQMGGLSMLLLAGEHVLGTPEISSGTCRPDVSESSELRQESPLFQFAEISSGTSHPDVPSKQCQASTLFQFAEICSKTSQLGGAEPVKRCGESALFQLAEMCLASEGVKMEESKLIKAKESDGGRIQELEKGKEEREMKMEKIDEARFQKEAEFEKSAKENVRDSKELRNFEELRMDDIMGIKMEAPKAIKKEELEEDQKCSHFPDFSYSGSSKIIISDVPSRKDHMCHPHGIRIIEIPTALSKPEKLKKEKKKTKMDRQGNDKSTPKKTCKKRQSSESDIESVMYTIEAVAKGDWGIEKLGDTPRKQVHTSSSGKGSILDAKPPKKKVKSREKKMSKERFSDTTQESRPQDFISISASKNISGEVPEGIKAEPLTPTEDALPPSLSGQAKPEDSECHRKIETCGSRKSERSCKGALYKTLVSEGMLTSLRANVGRGKRRSGKGKSSDHEECWHEESWTFHQSGTSGSKKFKKTKPKEDSLLGSAKLDEEFEKKFNSLPQYSPVTFDQKCVPVPRKKKKTGHMSSEPTKTSKGSGNKWSNKQLFLAAIHPTEAIFSEDRNTTEPAYKVTNAPSIPNTPEPTRAQEPLVGSQKRKARKTKITHLVRTADGRVSPAGGTLDDKPKEHLQRSLVKVTETGCNDACSHNREATETRSSTPEMPTVSAFFSLAVPAEVAAMEHA, from the exons atgaaaggcagtcatagaaataaagattattccgcagaaggagaaggagctggaaaacgaccaaaacgaaagtgccttcagtggcatccattgctagcaaagaaacttcttgacttttcagaagaggaagaagaggaagacgaaGAGGAGGATATTGATAAGGTTCAACTTGTTGGGGCCGCTGGTCTAGagcaagatggtgaaactgaagatgatgaatcaccagaacagcgagcccggagaccaatgaatgcatttctcttattttgcaaacgtcatcgctctcttgtacgtcaggaacacaggaacaggcttgataaccgaggtgctaccaagatactagctgattggtgggctgttctcgatccaaaggaaaagcagaaatacacagacatggccaaggagtataaacatgcatttatgaaagcaaatcctggctacaaatggtgtgctaccacaaacaagcctgtgaaatccccaacatccactgtcaatccacgggagaaactatgggccttcccatctgactcttcaagagccttgccaagccccaagaaaacaaagcctgaagaaatgcctcagcttaactttgggatggctgatcctactcaaatgggaggcctgagcatgctgcttttagctggagaacatgttcttggtacaccagagatatcctctggcacttgcaggcctgatgtttcagaatcctctgaattgcgtcaggagtcaccattatttcagtttgccgagatatcttcaggtacctcccaccctgatgttccgtcaaaacaatgtcaagcatcaaccttgtttcagtttgcagagatctgttcgaagacttcacagttgggcggtgctgaacctgtaaaacgctgtggagagtctgcactctttcaactggcagagatgtgcctggcatcagagggggtgaaaatggaagaatcaaagctaataaaagccaaagaatcagatggcggaagaattcaagaactggagaagggcaaggaagaaagagaaatgaaaatggagaaaatagatgaagccaggttccagaaagaagcagaatttgaaaaatcagctaaggaaaatgtaagagattctaaggaattaagaaattttgaggagctgcgaatggatgatataatgggtataaaaatggaagctcctaaagcaattaaaaaggaagaattagaggaagatcaaaaatgtagtcacttccctgatttttcttactctggcagtagcaagataataataagcgatgttcccagtaggaaggatcacatgtgccatcctcatggcattaggatcatcgagattcccacagcgttaagcaaaccagaaaagctaaaaaaggaaaagaagaaaaccaaaatggatcGACAGGGAAATGATAAATCCACACCCAAGAAGACTTGCAAAAAGAGGCAGTCCTCGGAATCTGATATCGAGAGTGTCATGTACACCATTGAAGCTGTTGCAAAGGGAGACTGGGGCATCGAGAAGCTTGGAGATACCCCTCGCAAGCAGGTGCATACATCCTCGAGTGGCAAGGGAAGCATTTTGGATGCCAAGccaccaaagaagaaagtgaaatcaagagagaagaaaatgtcaaaggagagattctcagacaccacccaagagtcaagacctcaagattttatcagtatttctgccagcaagaacatttctggtgaggtcccagagggtataaaagcagaacctttgacccctacggaggatgcattaccacccagtctatcgggacaggccaagcctgaggacagtgagtgtcacagaaaaatagagacttgtggctcccggaaatctgagaggtcttgcaaaggtgctctttataaaaccctggtgtctgagggtatgctcacctctctgcgagctaatgttggcagagggaaacgaaggtcaggaaaaggaaagtcctctgatcatgaagagtgttggcatgaagaaagctggacatttcaccagagtgggaccagtggaagcaagaagttcaagaagacaaagccaaaggaagactctctccttggctcagcaaagttggatgaagaatttgaaaagaaattcaacagcctccctcagtatagtcctgttacatttgaccagaaatgtgtacctgtcccaagaaaaaagaagaagaccggACATATGTCCTCAGAACCGACCAAAACCAGCAAAG gaagtgggaataaatggtcaaacaagcaactcttcttggctgccattcaccctacagaagccatattttcagaagacagaaacaccacagagcctgcttataaggttacaaatgccccatccattcccaacactccagagccaacaagggcgcaagaacccttggtgggcagtcaaaagagaaaagcaaggaaaaccaagatcacacaccttGTCAGGACAGCAGATGGCCGGGTATCACCAGCAGGAGGTACTTTGGATGACAAACCAAAGGAACACCTGCAGAGGAGTCTTGTTAAGGTGACCGAGACAGGCTGCAATGACGCATGCTCACACAACCGAGAGGCCACGGAGACGCGGAGCAGCACCCCGGAGATGCCCACCGTGTCTGCGTTCTTCAGCCTCGCTGTGCCGGCCGAAGTGGCTGCCATGGAACATgcatag